Below is a genomic region from Citrobacter tructae.
AGGCCGTCAACGCCACCCAGATCAACGAATGCACCGTAGTCAGTGAGGTTCTTAACGATACCTTTAACTTCCATGCCTTCCTGCAGGTTTTCCAGCAGCTGATCGCGTTCTGCGCTGTTTTCGGATTCGATAACGGCACGACGGGAAACAACAACGTTGTTACGCTTCTGATCCAGCTTGATTACTTTGAATTCAAGCTCTTTGCCTTCCAGGTGCAGTGTGTCGCGGACCGGACGAACGTCTACCAGGGAACCCGGCAGGAACGCGCGAATACCATTCAGCTCAACAGTGAAGCCACCCTTGACTTTGCCATTGATAACACCAGTAACGGTCGCAGCTTCTTCGTAAGCTTTTTCCAGCGTGATCCAAGCTTCGTGACGTTTAGCTTTTTCACGGGACAGCAGAGTTTCACCGAAGCCGTCTTCTACTGCATCCAGAGCAACGTCAACTTCGTCACCAACCTGGATTTCCAGCTCGCCCTGGGCGTTTTTGAACTGCTCTGCCGGAATGGCAGACTCAGATTTCAGACCGGCGTCAACCAGTACGATATCTTTGTCGATAGCAACAACAACACCACGAACGATGGAACCCGGACGGGTTTCGATTTCTTTTAAGGATTCTTCAAACAGTTGAGCAAAAGATTCAGTCATGTTTAATCTTCAGGTTTCATATTTAACGTCCACCTGGCTCCGTGCCGGATGGGGTTGTTTAACATACCCGCTGTCAATCCATTGCAACGGGGGTACTGCAAATTCGGTCGCACTTAAGCGAGAGCCAGTTTTTGGCGCGCGTATTGTAACGCTTTTTCAATCACTTGCTCAATGCTTAATCGGGTTGAATCCAAAACTAAAGCATCAGCAGCGGGAACTAACGGCGCTACAGCACGGTTTCGATCGCGGTCGTCGCGTTCTTCGATCTCGGCCAAAAGGCGTTCAAAGTTAACACTAAAGCCCTTTTCCTGCAACTGTAGCATACGTCGATGCGCACGTTCTTGCGAGGAAGCGTCCAGAAAAATTTTAACCGGTGCGTCAGGGAATACCACGGTCCCCATATCGCGTCCGTCAGCGATTAATCCCGGCGCTTCACGGAAAGCGCGCTGGCGACGTAACAGTGCTTCACGCACTCGGGGAAACGCGGCTACCTGAGAGGCGGCGTTTGCCACTTCCTGAGTGCGGATTTCACCACTGACATCTTCACCTTCCAGAATAACTTCCAGATTGCCGTCTGTTGAGATAAATCGCACATCCAGATGTGACGCGAGCGGCACCAGAGCATCTTCAGAAGCGACATCAACATGGTGATGTAACGCTGCAAGTGCCAGTACGCGATAAATCGCGCCAGAATCTAACAGATGCCACTGCAATGCTTCCGCCATTGCCTTGCACAAGGTGCCTTTACCTGCACCGCTTGGGCCATCAATGGTAATAACCGGGGCAATTGCCGTCATCTTTTTCTCCTTAAACAGGCATACGTTAACGTAAACGCCGCGCATTATACGCGCCAACGCTAATAATCGTTAACACAGAGTGTAAAAACCTGATTAGTCTGTAACGATGTGAGGAAGAATTGCGCAATTATAGCGGGCTGAGGGGAAAACAGCCCGGAAGAAATACCGATTTACTTTTTAACCGAGGCAATACGCTCACGCATATGCTCTGCACGATCGGCAGGAGCCGGGTGAGACTCCATCAACGATTTTGCATGTCCCGCATCCATGGTGGCAAACTTATCAAACGCGGTGACCAAGCCCTGACGGCAATACCGCGCTTTTTCAATGTTACGGACAACAATGCGCCAGTCAGATGACTGGCGCAATACGAAGGCTAGGCAAGCGTACTAATACGCGCCAGCTGTTCGAAATAATCCGGGAAGGTTTTCGCCGTGCATTTAGGGTCAAGAATAGTCACTGGTGTATCAGACAGCGCTACCAACGAAAAACACATTGCCATGCGGTGATCGTTATAGGTCGCAATGTCGGCAAATTTTAACGTTGCAGGCGGCGTGATGCGGATAAAATCATGCCCCTCTTCAACGATCGCGCCCACTTTACGCAGTTCTGTCGCCATCGCGAACAGACGATCGGTCTCTTTGACGCGCCAGTTGTAGATGTTACGTAAGGTCGTCGTACCTTTCGCAAACAGCGCAGCCGTAGCAATGGTCATCGCCGCATCCGGAATGTGGTTCATGTCCATATCAACAGCGTTTAATTCACCGTGCGCACAGGCAATGAAGTCATCTCCCCACGTAACGGTCGCGCCCATTTTATCCAGTACATCGGCAAAGCGAATATCGCCCTGCATACTGTTGCGGCCAATTCCGGTGACTTTTACCGTGCCGCCTTTAATCGCGCCAGCCGCAAGGAAATACGAGGCCGATGACGCATCCCCTTCGACCAGGTATGCGCCAGGGGACTGGTATTGCTGCGCACCTTTAACAACAAAGTGTTGGTAGTTCTGGTTCTCAATCTCAACGCCAAACGTTTTCATCAGGTTCAGCGTGATGTCGATATAAGGTTTTGATACCAATTCGCCTTTAATCGCGATCGTCGTATCCTGCGGTGCCAGCGGTGCGGTCATCAGCAACGCGGTGAGGAATTGGCTGGAGACGCTGCCGTCCACCTCAACCTGCCCACCGGTAAAACCACCGCGCAGACGTAAAGGCGGATAGTTTTCCTGCTCCAGGTAATCAATTTTTGCGCCGCCCTGGCGCAGCGCATCAACCAGATGACCAATCGGGCGCTCTTTCATGCGTGGTTCGCCCGTCAGCACAATGTCATTGCTCCCCAGGCACAGCGCAGCGGCCAGCGGACGCATCGCGGTACCAGCATTGCCAAGGAACAATTCCACAGCACCTTCGGCCTGTAACGCACCGCCGTTACCGACAATTTCGCAGCGGGTACGATCGGCGGAAAGGGTGTAGCTAATCCCTAACGCATTCAGTGCGTTAAGCATATGGCGGACATCATCGCTGTCCAGCAGGTTGGTCAGGACAGTCGTGCCATTTGCTAATGCAGCCAGCAGCAAAGCGCGGTTAGAAACACTTTTTGATCCAGGCAGATTGATGGTGCCATCCACCCGCGCAATGGGTTGTAACGTCAGGGATTCCATGAAACTTAACTCTCAAAAACAGATATAAAAACCCCACAGGCTGGCTGTGGGGATGAAAAATAACAGCAGATTAGCCGCGGCGACGTTCGAAATCGATCATGAAATCGGTCAACGCTTTCACGCCTTCAAGCGGCATTGCATTGTAGATAGACGCTCGCATTCCACCGACCACGCGATGCCCTTTCAGCGCATGCAAACCCGCAGCAAAAGACTCTTCCAGGAAGAGTTTATCCAGTGCACTGTCAGCCAACTGGAATGGAACATTCATGCGTGAGCGGTTAGATTTCGCGACATCGTTACGGTAGAAGTCACTGTTATCAATTACGCCATACAGTAGTTCTGCTTTTTGCTGGTTAATTTTGTCCATTACGCTAACGCCACCCTGCTCTTTCAGCCACTTAAAGACCAGACCAGAGAGATACCAGGCAAATGTCGGCGGCGTGTTGAACATCGAGTCATTGTCGTTCAGGACGGTGTAATCGAGGATCGACGGACAGGACACGTGTGCTTTGCCCAGTAAATCTTCACGTACAATGACAATCGTCAAACCCGCTGGACCAATATTTTTCTGTGCGCCGGCATAGATAACGCCATAGCGGCTAACATCAAGTGGCCCGGACAGAATGGTGGAAGACAGATCCGCCGTCACCACCACATTACTGGCAAAATTCGGCGTTTCATCGATCGCGATGCCATCGATGGTTTCGTTCGGGCAATAGTGCAGATAAGCCGCATTGTCAGAAAGTTGCCACTCGCTCATCGGCGTGACAGCCCGCAAACCGTCGACGGTGATTTTGGCGTCAATCACGTTTGGCGTGCAGTACTTTTTTGCTTCTTTAATTGCACTGGCTGCCCAGTAGCCGGCATCGACATAATCCGCCGTGGTTTTATCGCCCAAAATATTGAGTGGGATCCCGGCGAACTGACCGCGACCACCGCCATGGCAGAATAACACCTTGTAATTGGAGGGAATGCTGAGGAGATCGCGAAAATCCTGCTCTGCTTCCTCTGCAACCTGGATAAACTCTTTGCCACGGTGACTAATTTCCATGACCGACGTGCCAAGACCATTCCAGTCGCGGAGATCCTGTTGAGCCAGTTTAAGAACGTCCGCCGGTAGCATTGCCGGACCTGAACTAAAATTGAAGACCTGAGCCATTTCCCCTCACCACGTTGTGTTGTTATCCAGTCAACATCCTGTCTTTGGCTATTTTTCCAGTGACAGACATTGGGCATATGTTATTCCTGTGGATATCGGTTTTATCATTCAGTGACACGCGCCGCAATGGGTAAAACTGGTCAGGGCAAAAATGTGTTATTCATCACACAACAGAATCTATCGGATTGACTACCAAAAACCGATATTTTCGCTGTCAGGTTACCCGTTTTGCCCGGCTGGCCTTCGTCCATTCTGGATTTGCACAGCGTGGACATAATTGATGATCCCCGGCGTGCATGTGAATCACCTCACTACAGCGTACGCAGGCATAATCCCCCGCTTCCGGCACCACCTTAAATCGTTGGGTACAACGTTTAGGCAGAATGCTGAGACCGGGTTTAACGTCTTCGTTGGCAAAGAAATAGACGCTGATTTGCCCATTGGTCTCCAAAATGGCGAGTTTCACCTGGCCTAATTGCTCCACGCCGTTCAAACGTAATTCCATAAAAAATTCGAATTCCGTCATATTAGCGTTATTGAGCTTCGACCATGACAACTCACCGTCTTCGATGATCACCAAGGGTTTGCCTTCCAGCAAATCTTCCAACTTTTCACTGTGCGCCATCAACCACATCACTAAGCGATAAAGCAGCGCGAGGGTAATGAAGACCACCAGTACCGGGAGCAGCGGGACATCGTCATAAAACGCCACATCCCCCGCCGCCGAACCTAACGTCAGGATAATCAGTACTTCAAAAAGCGACATCTGCCGTACGCCACGCCGTCCGGTGATTTTTAAAAACAGGAAAACCAATATAAAGGTATATAAGCTACGCAGCGCAACCTCACCCAGAAACTCCATGGGTACTTTATCAAGTGCCATACGGTGTAAATCGAATGCTTTCATTTTGTACTCTTAACGTTGGTTACCGTGTGAAAGCATAGTCAACGCTTTTATTTGCGTCACAGCGGTAGCGGCGATAGCGCCGTTCATATAAAACCCGTATCATTGCGCGCTTTCCGTACGACAAAAGTGATTTTCATGACGCAAACATTTATTCCCGGCAAAGATGCCGCTCTGGAAGATTCCATCGCCCGCTTCCAGCAAAAACTCCTCGACCTCGGTTTCCAGATTGAAGAAGCCTCATGGTTGAACCCCGTTCCTAACGTCTGGTCTGTGCATATTCGCGATAAAGAGTGCGCACTGTGTTTCACCAACGGTAAAGGCGCGACGAAAAAAGCGGCGCTGGCTTCCGCGCTGGGCGAATATTTTGAGCGTCTGTCTACTAACTACTTCTTTGCCGATTTCTGGCTGGGTGAAACCATCGCTAACGGCCCGTTCGTGCACTACCCGAACGAAAAATGGTTCCCGCTGACTGAAGATGACAATGTGCCGGAAGGTCTACTGGATGACCGTTTGCGCGCATTCTACGATCCGGAAAACGAACTAACCGGCAGTATGCTGATCGACCTACAGTCAGGTAATGAAGAACGCGGTGTCTGTGGCCTGCCGTTTACCCGCCAGTCTGATAACCAAACCGTGTACATTCCGATGAACATCATCGGTAACCTGTACGTCTCTAATGGGATGTCTGCGGGTAATACCCCGAATGAAGCACGCGTTCAGGGACTGTCTGAAGTCTTTGAACGTTATGTGAAGAATCGCATTATTGCAGAAAGCATCAGCCTGCCGGAAATTCCGGCCGATGTACTGGCACGCTATCCGGCAGTAGTCGAGTCCATCGCCAAACTGGAAGCTGAAGGGTTCCCAATTTTTGCCTATGATGGCTCACTGGGCGGAAAATACCCGGTTATCTGCGTGGTGCTGTTTAACCCGGCTAACGGGACCTGTTTTGCTTCATTCGGCGCCCACCCGGACTTCGGCGTAGCGCTTGAGCGTACCGTCACCGAGCTGTTGCAGGGCCGCGGTCTGAAAGATCTTGATGTCTTTATGCCGCCGACCTTTGATGATGAAGAAGTGGCTGAGCATACCAACCTCGAAACCCACTTCATTGACTCCAGCGGCCTGATCTCCTGGGATCTATTCAAGCAAGATGCCGATTATCCGTTCGTTGACTGGAATTTCTCCGGCACCACGGAAGAAGAGTTCGCCACTCTGATGGCTATCTTCAAAACTGAAAATAAAGAAGTGTATATCGCTGATTACGAGCATCTGGGCGTTTACGCTTGTCGTATCATCGTTCCGGGAATGTCCGACATCTATCCGGCTGAAGATCTGTGGTTAGCGAACAACGGTATGGGTGCGCATCTGCGTGAAACGATTCTTTCTCTGCCCGGCAGCGAATGGGATAAAGAAGACTATCTCAGCTTGCTCGAACAGCTGGATGAAGAAGGTTTTGACGACTTTACCCGCGTGCGTGAGCTGCTTGGCCTGGCAACTGGCCCAGATAACGGTTGGTCCACTCTGCGTATTGGCGAGCTGAAAGTGATGCTGGCGCTGGCCGGTGGCGACCTAGAGCAGGCGCTGATTTGGACCGAATGGACGATGGAATTTAACGCATCCGTCTTTAGTGCTGAACGAGCCAACTACTACCGTTGCCTGCAAACGTTGTTGCTGCTGTCACAGGAAGACGATCGCCAGCCTCTGCAGTATTTGAACGCCTTCGTGCGTATGTACGGTGCCGATGCTGTCGAAGCGGCGAGTGCGGCATTAAGTGGAGAAGCGCCGTTCTATGGTCTTCAGCCCGTCGACAACGATCTGCATGCTTTCCCGGCACATCAGTCTCTGCTGAAAGCCTACGAAAAACTGCAGCGCGCAAAAGCAGCACACTGGTCAAAATAATGGCAAACAGCCTGTTCTGAGTAGGCTTCAACAATTGACTACGCTATATTACGGGGCGCTTTTAGTGCCCCGTTTTTTTTATTTTTGCGTAATCAAAAATAAATGTAAAAACAAGGTTAAAAATTAGTAGTTGATATTAAAAAAAATAGTTTGTTAGCGTTGCAATTTATCTCAATTACTCCATTTTAATTAACCGCTCAACTGGAGGGTAAAGGAAAAAATTCAACTCACTTTATAATTTTTAAAATTTATTTTTACTTGGATAATCAAAAAGTTACTCCGTAATTGCATAAAAACCATGCGTCTTACGGGCCTATAAGCCAGGCGAGATATGATCTATATCAAATTCTCATCTATAATGCTTTGTTAGTATCTCGTCGCCGACTTAATAAAGAGAGAGTTAGTGTGAAAGCTGACAACCCTTTTGATCTTATACTTCCTGCTGCTATGGCCAAAGTTGCCGAAGAAGCAGGCGTCTATAAAGCAACGAAACATCCGCTTAAGACGTTCTATCTGGCAATTACTGCCGGTGTGTTCATTTCAATTGCCTTTGTTTTCTATATCACCGCCACGACCGGTACCGGAACGATGCCTTTCGGCATGGCTAAGTTGATCGGCGGTATCTGCTTCTCCTTGGGGCTGATTCTTTGTGTTGTCTGCGGCGCTGACCTCTTTACCTCAACCGTACTGATTGTCGTCGCTAAGGCCAGTGGGCGTATAACCTGGGGCCAACTGGCAAAAAACTGGCTCAACGTTTATGTTGGCAACCTGGTCGGTTGCTTGCTCTTCGTGCTACTGATGTGGCTTTCCGGCGAATATATGACCGCCAACGGCGCATGGGGGCTAAATGTCCTGCAAACCGCCGATCACAAAGTGCATCACACCTTTGTTGAAGCAGTCAGCCTTGGCATTCTGGCTAACCTGATGGTGTGTCTGGCCGTATGGATGAGCTACTCAGGTCGCAGCCTGATGGACAAAGCGTTTATCATGGTATTACCGGTCGCAATGTTTGTTGCCAGCGGTTTTGAGCACAGTATCGCAAACATGTTTATGATCCCTATGGGTATCGTAATACGCGATTTCGCTACACCGGAATTTTGGACCGCTGTCGGTTCTTCTCCGGAGAATTTTTCTCACCTGACCGTGATGAATTTCATCACCGATAACCTGATTCCGGTTACGATCGGTAACATTATCGGCGGCGGTTTGTTAGTCGGGTTGACATACTGGGTCATTTACCTACGTGGTAACGATCATCATTAATCTGTTGATGTTCATTACACGTAGTAAATAAAAAATCCACTTAAGAAGGTAGGTGTTACATGTCCGAGCTTAATGAAAAGTTAGCCACAGCCTGGGAAGGTTTTACCAAAGGTGATTGGCAGAATGAAGTAAACGTCCGTGACTTCATTCAGAAAAACTACACTCCGTATGAGGGTGACGAGTCCTTCCTGGCTGGCGCAACTGAAGCGACCACTGCACTGTGGGACAGCGTGATGGAAGGCGTTAAACAGGAAAACCGCACTCACGCGCCTGTTGACTTTGACACCTCCGTTGCTTCTACCATCACTTCTCACGACGCTGGCTACATCAACAAGCAGCTTGAGAAAATCGTTGGTCTGCAGACTGAAGCTCCGCTGAAACGTGCAATTATTCCGTTTGGCGGCATCAAAATGGTTGAAGGTTCCTGCAAAGCGTACAATCGCGAACTGGACCCGATGCTGAAAAAAATCTTCACCGAATACCGCAAAACCCACAACCAGGGTGTATTCGATGTTTATACCAAAGACATTCTGAACTGCCGTAAATCCGGTGTTCTGACTGGTCTGCCAGATGCGTATGGCCGTGGCCGTATCATCGGTGACTACCGTCGCGTTGCGCTGTACGGTATCGACTACCTGATGAAAGACAAGTACGCTCAGTTCGTCTCTCTGCAGTCCGATCTGGAAAATGGCGTAAACCTGGAAGCGACTATCCGTCTGCGTGAAGAAATCGCTGAACAGCACCGCGCACTGGGTCAGATCAAAGAAATGGCAGCTAAATATGGTTGCGATATCTCTGGTCCGGCTACCAACGCTCAGGAAGCTATCCAGTGGACCTACTTCGGCTACTTGGCCGCTGTTAAGTCTCAGAACGGTGCAGCAATGTCCTTCGGTCGCGTATCCACCTTCCTGGACGCATACATCGAACGTGATATCAAAGCA
It encodes:
- the cmk gene encoding (d)CMP kinase — encoded protein: MTAIAPVITIDGPSGAGKGTLCKAMAEALQWHLLDSGAIYRVLALAALHHHVDVASEDALVPLASHLDVRFISTDGNLEVILEGEDVSGEIRTQEVANAASQVAAFPRVREALLRRQRAFREAPGLIADGRDMGTVVFPDAPVKIFLDASSQERAHRRMLQLQEKGFSVNFERLLAEIEERDDRDRNRAVAPLVPAADALVLDSTRLSIEQVIEKALQYARQKLALA
- the focA gene encoding formate transporter FocA: MKADNPFDLILPAAMAKVAEEAGVYKATKHPLKTFYLAITAGVFISIAFVFYITATTGTGTMPFGMAKLIGGICFSLGLILCVVCGADLFTSTVLIVVAKASGRITWGQLAKNWLNVYVGNLVGCLLFVLLMWLSGEYMTANGAWGLNVLQTADHKVHHTFVEAVSLGILANLMVCLAVWMSYSGRSLMDKAFIMVLPVAMFVASGFEHSIANMFMIPMGIVIRDFATPEFWTAVGSSPENFSHLTVMNFITDNLIPVTIGNIIGGGLLVGLTYWVIYLRGNDHH
- the ycaO gene encoding 30S ribosomal protein S12 methylthiotransferase accessory factor YcaO; amino-acid sequence: MTQTFIPGKDAALEDSIARFQQKLLDLGFQIEEASWLNPVPNVWSVHIRDKECALCFTNGKGATKKAALASALGEYFERLSTNYFFADFWLGETIANGPFVHYPNEKWFPLTEDDNVPEGLLDDRLRAFYDPENELTGSMLIDLQSGNEERGVCGLPFTRQSDNQTVYIPMNIIGNLYVSNGMSAGNTPNEARVQGLSEVFERYVKNRIIAESISLPEIPADVLARYPAVVESIAKLEAEGFPIFAYDGSLGGKYPVICVVLFNPANGTCFASFGAHPDFGVALERTVTELLQGRGLKDLDVFMPPTFDDEEVAEHTNLETHFIDSSGLISWDLFKQDADYPFVDWNFSGTTEEEFATLMAIFKTENKEVYIADYEHLGVYACRIIVPGMSDIYPAEDLWLANNGMGAHLRETILSLPGSEWDKEDYLSLLEQLDEEGFDDFTRVRELLGLATGPDNGWSTLRIGELKVMLALAGGDLEQALIWTEWTMEFNASVFSAERANYYRCLQTLLLLSQEDDRQPLQYLNAFVRMYGADAVEAASAALSGEAPFYGLQPVDNDLHAFPAHQSLLKAYEKLQRAKAAHWSK
- the serC gene encoding 3-phosphoserine/phosphohydroxythreonine transaminase; protein product: MAQVFNFSSGPAMLPADVLKLAQQDLRDWNGLGTSVMEISHRGKEFIQVAEEAEQDFRDLLSIPSNYKVLFCHGGGRGQFAGIPLNILGDKTTADYVDAGYWAASAIKEAKKYCTPNVIDAKITVDGLRAVTPMSEWQLSDNAAYLHYCPNETIDGIAIDETPNFASNVVVTADLSSTILSGPLDVSRYGVIYAGAQKNIGPAGLTIVIVREDLLGKAHVSCPSILDYTVLNDNDSMFNTPPTFAWYLSGLVFKWLKEQGGVSVMDKINQQKAELLYGVIDNSDFYRNDVAKSNRSRMNVPFQLADSALDKLFLEESFAAGLHALKGHRVVGGMRASIYNAMPLEGVKALTDFMIDFERRRG
- a CDS encoding DUF421 domain-containing protein codes for the protein MKAFDLHRMALDKVPMEFLGEVALRSLYTFILVFLFLKITGRRGVRQMSLFEVLIILTLGSAAGDVAFYDDVPLLPVLVVFITLALLYRLVMWLMAHSEKLEDLLEGKPLVIIEDGELSWSKLNNANMTEFEFFMELRLNGVEQLGQVKLAILETNGQISVYFFANEDVKPGLSILPKRCTQRFKVVPEAGDYACVRCSEVIHMHAGDHQLCPRCANPEWTKASRAKRVT
- the aroA gene encoding 3-phosphoshikimate 1-carboxyvinyltransferase; the protein is MESLTLQPIARVDGTINLPGSKSVSNRALLLAALANGTTVLTNLLDSDDVRHMLNALNALGISYTLSADRTRCEIVGNGGALQAEGAVELFLGNAGTAMRPLAAALCLGSNDIVLTGEPRMKERPIGHLVDALRQGGAKIDYLEQENYPPLRLRGGFTGGQVEVDGSVSSQFLTALLMTAPLAPQDTTIAIKGELVSKPYIDITLNLMKTFGVEIENQNYQHFVVKGAQQYQSPGAYLVEGDASSASYFLAAGAIKGGTVKVTGIGRNSMQGDIRFADVLDKMGATVTWGDDFIACAHGELNAVDMDMNHIPDAAMTIATAALFAKGTTTLRNIYNWRVKETDRLFAMATELRKVGAIVEEGHDFIRITPPATLKFADIATYNDHRMAMCFSLVALSDTPVTILDPKCTAKTFPDYFEQLARISTLA